A portion of the Stigmatopora argus isolate UIUO_Sarg chromosome 15, RoL_Sarg_1.0, whole genome shotgun sequence genome contains these proteins:
- the fuca2 gene encoding plasma alpha-L-fucosidase, with protein MTALTAKFVLLWLIYLRINEAKYEPNWESIDSRPLPDWYDQAKFGIFIHWGVFSVPSFGSEWFWWYWKGQKLPSYEAFMQRNYPPGFKYQDFAPQFTAEFFDAKQWVDIFSASGAKYIVLTTKHHEGFTLWGSETSWNWNAIDVGPKRDLVAEVASTLRTHTDLRLGLYHSLFEWFHPLFLQDAANNFSTNRFPLAKSLPELYQLVMTYKPDVLWSDGDGDAPESYWNSTGFLAWLYNDSPVRDTVVTNDRWGLGSICKHGGYYTCADRYQPGHLLPHKWENCMTIDKKSWGYRRNAPLADYLSIEEIVEMLVETVSCGGNLLMNVGPTADGTIAPIFEERLRQMGQWLGVNGEAVYNSSAWRAQKDSVTPGVWYTAKSWQDTIFAFFFEWPAKGTLLLSEPGFKSGHTQVMLLGHGPLQWEPAATGGLWVFLPQLSIRQMPCQWAWTLKLTGAK; from the exons ATGACTGCATTAACTGCTAAGTTTGTCCTTCTTTGGCTGATATACCTACGGATCAACGAAGCCAAGTATGAACCAAACTGGGAGTCCATTGACTCGAGGCCACTTCCGGATTGGTACGACCAGGCCAAATTCGGAATTTTTATCCACTGGGGGGTCTTCTCTGTGCCCAGCTTCGGCAGTGAGTGGTTCTG GTGGTACTGGAAGGGCCAAAAGCTGCCGTCATATGAGGCCTTTATGCAAAGAAACTACCCTCCCGGGTTCAAATATCAAGACTTTGCACCCCAGTTCACCGCTGAGTTCTTTGACGCCAAGCAATGGGTGGACATCTTTTCTGCATCGGGAGCCAAGTACATTGTGCTGACCACCAAACATCATGAAG GCTTCACGCTGTGGGGCTCCGAGACCTCGTGGAACTGGAATGCGATAGATGTGGGCCCTAAGCGTGACCTGGTGGCGGAAGTGGCGAGCACCCTCCGTACCCACACTGATCTGCGCCTGGGACTATACCACTCACTCTTCGAGTGGTTTCATCCATTGTTCCTGCAGGACGCTGCCAACAACTTCTCCACCAATCGCTTCCCCCTCGCCAAAAGCCTGCCTGAACTCTACCAGCTGGTGATGACGTACAAGCCAGACGTGCTGTGGTCAGATGGAGATGGGGATGCACCCGAAAGTTACTGGAACAGTACTGGGTTTCTAGCCTGGCTCTATAACGACAg TCCAGTGCGGGACACGGTGGTGACGAACGACCGGTGGGGCTTGGGCTCCATCTGCAAACATGGCGGCTACTACACCTGCGCCGACCGCTACCAACCGGGTCACCTGTTGCCACACAAGTGGGAAAACTGCATGACCATTGACAAAAAGTCGTGGGGCTACAGGCGCAACGCCCCGCTGGCTGATTACCTCAGCATCGAGGAGATTGTGGAG ATGTTGGTGGAGACTGTGTCCTGCGGTGGCAATCTGCTGATGAACGTGGGTCCAACGGCAGATGGAACAATCGCACCAATCTTTGAGGAGCGCCTGCGTCAGATGGGTCAATGGCTTGGGGTCAATGGTGAAGCGGTTTATAACAGCAGCGCCTGGAGGGCCCAGAAGGATTCCGTTACGCCTGGCGTTTGGTACACAGCCAAATCGTGGCAGGACACCATCTTTGCCTTCTTCTTTGAGTGGCCAGCTAAAGGGACTTTGCTCCTTAGCGAACCTGGTTTTAAATCAGGACACACTCAG GTGATGCTGTTGGGTCACGGACCCCTGCAATGGGAGCCCGCCGCCACCGGCGGTCTTTGGGTCTTCCTGCCTCAGCTGTCTATTAGACAGATGCCATGTCAGTGGGCTTGGACGCTCAAGCTGACAGGTGCCAAGTGA